One genomic region from Ralstonia pseudosolanacearum encodes:
- a CDS encoding MBL fold metallo-hydrolase translates to MTKTFASCGDTQARAATFTQLSENAYAYTADGDPNSGVVIGDDSVLVVDTTATPAMAQDLIARIRAVTDKPIRHLVLSHYHAVRVLGASAFVAQGCREIIASRGTYDLIVERGAQDMQSEIERFPRLFAGVETIPGLTWPTLVFERALTLWLGRLEVRIAHLGAGHTRGDTVVWLPSQKVLFSGDLVEHEAACYCGDAHLEQWPATLEALRALGAEKLVPGRGPALLSARDADDAIRYTNAFVTTLLKAGREAHAQGLDLKGAMRHARALMDARFGGVFIYEHCLPFDVSRAFDEAGGIAHPRIWTAQRDREMWAALQG, encoded by the coding sequence CGCCTACGCCTACACGGCGGACGGCGACCCGAACTCCGGCGTGGTCATCGGCGATGACAGCGTCCTCGTGGTCGACACGACCGCGACGCCCGCGATGGCGCAAGACCTGATCGCCAGGATTCGCGCGGTCACGGACAAGCCGATCCGGCACCTGGTGCTGTCCCACTATCACGCGGTGCGCGTGCTGGGGGCCTCGGCGTTTGTCGCGCAAGGGTGCCGGGAGATCATCGCCAGCCGGGGAACGTACGACCTGATCGTCGAGCGCGGCGCGCAGGACATGCAGTCCGAGATCGAGCGATTCCCGCGCCTGTTCGCCGGTGTTGAAACCATCCCCGGCCTGACGTGGCCGACGCTGGTCTTCGAGCGCGCGCTGACGCTGTGGCTGGGGCGCCTTGAAGTGCGGATCGCGCACCTCGGGGCGGGCCACACCCGGGGTGACACCGTGGTCTGGCTGCCATCGCAGAAGGTGCTGTTCTCGGGGGATCTGGTCGAGCACGAAGCGGCCTGCTACTGCGGCGACGCGCACCTGGAGCAGTGGCCCGCCACGCTGGAAGCCCTGCGGGCGCTGGGCGCGGAGAAGCTGGTGCCGGGGCGGGGGCCGGCCCTGCTTTCCGCGCGAGACGCCGACGATGCCATCCGCTACACCAACGCGTTCGTCACCACGCTGCTCAAGGCCGGTCGAGAGGCACACGCCCAGGGCCTCGACCTGAAAGGCGCGATGCGCCATGCGCGCGCTTTGATGGATGCCCGGTTCGGCGGTGTCTTCATCTACGAGCATTGCCTGCCGTTTGATGTGTCCCGCGCGTTTGATGAGGCGGGCGGCATCGCGCATCCGCGTATCTGGACGGCGCAGCGTGACAGGGAGATGTGGGCTGCGCTGCAGGGTTGA